Below is a genomic region from Bacillota bacterium.
AGCCGCCGAGTTCCTCGGCCAGGATCCGCCGGACGCCCTTCCACTGGCTGCGGCCGACGGTGATCGGCGCCCGCGACCCGAGTCCGCGGGCCCAGATGGCCTTGCGGCCCAACTTCTTGGCGGCCTCGAAATCGACCCCACCGGGGGGCGCCGAGAGGTCCATGATCAGGGCGTCGGGGGCGGTCAGGGCGAGCATCTTCTCATCGAGGAGGCGGGCCGGGGCGGTGTTCATAATCACCTTGGCCCGGCCGATTCTGGACGCCAGGTCCTTGAGCTCCACCGGTTCGGCCCCCATCTCCCAGGCCCGGGCGAGCTGCACCGGGTTGCGGGCCACCAGTGTGACGTCGGCCCTCAGGGCCAGCAGGGTCCCGACGAGGGTCTGGGCCACCCGGCCGAAGCCGAGGACGAAGACGGGCTCGCGGTGCAGGGTGACTTCAGTGTTCTCGATGGCGATCCTTAACGCCCCTTCGGCGATGGCCCGCGACCTTAGGATCATCAGCTCATCGTCTTTCTCGTACTCGCGCAGGCGCATCCCCGCGTCGCCGATCGACTTGGCCAGGGTCGATGAGGCCCAACCCATGACCACCATCGCCGAGGCGGCGCACCGTTTCAAGTTATCCGGCCTGAGGTAGAGCTTCTCCGGCCACTTCGGCGCGTAGATACTGTCGTCCACGCCGAGTCCCGGGATGGGCAGGACCAACGCCCGGGCCCCGGTGACCGCGTCGGCCATCGTCTTCTCCTGAGGCCGTCCGGTGATCGCCTCGGCGCCGGTCGGAAGGCCGATCACCCTGACTTCCATGCCTTCCGCCTTCATCAATCTCAGGATTTCCAGTTCACGGGCGTCGCCACCGATGAGCGCCGCCTTTACTCCGGCCAGGGACATTCTCGTCCACCTCCGGTTCTGGGTGATCGAACGGCTACTTCCGTTCTCCGTCGTGGCCCTCAAGCTTGTTGCCGTCGGGGTCGAGAAAATAGACCGAGTTCCCATAGGGCGAGGACCTGGGGCCGTCGACGACCTTGGCCCCGGCGGCCTTCAGCGACTCGACCAGCCGGGCGAGGTCCCCGACCCGGAAGGCGACGTGGTCGACCGGGCCCGGCGCCGGCGCGTTGCCGGTGGTCAGCCCGATCCCTTCCTTCAGCACGACCAGGGGCGCGTCGCCGATGGTCCCCCGCGAATGGATCCGCAGCCCCACCACTTCGGTGTAGAAACGCACCGACCGCTCCAGGTCGGAGACTTTCAAAGCCAGGTGGGACAACCGGTGGACGTTGCCGAGGCGCTGTTCTTCGGCGGCCGCCCCGGCCTTCTCCGATTCATTGTCGATCCCGAGCCGACCGGCCCTCCCCCAGCTGTCCTTGGGGACGTCATGAATGATCACGTGGAGGTGCTCCGAGCCCACCTTACCGAAGTCGACCATGGCCCGGGTGATGGCTTCCACCAAGAAACGCTTCTGTTCGACGGTCCTGCCTTCCCACATCTCAACGGTGACGACTGGCAAGTTCCAACCCTCCAAGCGACGTTGTTCCCGGGGGGCCGCGTCGGGGCGCTGCTTGAGGCCCGCGGCCCCCCGGGGACTGCTCTGTATGGGCCGGTCCTTGTTTTCAGGACCGGCCGCTGGGTGCCTCAGCTGATGAAGTCCTTGAGGGAGAATTCATTGAGGCCCCTGGGCATGGCTCGGGTGAAGTGGTCGCGGGCGTCGGCCAGCCGCGTCGGCGGCTTGGTGGCGTCGATCCCCATCTTCGAGCCGACCCTGATCCCCGGGGCGTAGCCCGGCGGGGTGACCAGTTCGAGCGAGGCGTCGAGGGGGTGACCCAGGGTGTCGGGGACGATGAAGATGTCCTTGGCCGGGTTGACCCGGGTGGAGATGGACCACAACAGGTCTTTCTCACTGTGTGGGTCGACGTCGTCGTCGACGGCGATGGCGATCTTGGTGTGGATGTACTGGTGGGCCAGGGCGGCCATCAGGACCAGCCGGGCCTGTCCGTCCAGGTTGGGGGTCATCTTGATGACCAGGATGTGGGACCCGCCGGCGCACGGCAGGGCGACGACGTCCTTCAGGTCGACGTATGAACCGACGTCCCGAAGGCGGTCGAAGAGGACGACCTCCATCGGCATCCCGTCGAGGATCTGCGATTCGGAGACCGGCCGCCCGCCCTGGAGGGCGTAGAAGATGGCGTCCTTGCGCATGGTGATGGCGGTCACTTCGAGGTATGGGTTGTTGCCGGAGCCGGCCCGGGCGTACCCGGTGTGCTCGGCGAAGGGGCCTTCCTTCTCCCGGGCGTTGGGGGCGATCAGGCCCTCGATGACCACTTCCGACCAGGCCGGGACTTCCATGTCGATGGTCTTGCACTTGACCATCTCGACCGGTTCGCCGAGAAGCGTCCCGGCCAGGTCGAGCTCGTCGACCCCCAGGCTCATCGTCCAGTTGGCGGCTAGGTAGAGGGCACCGTGGTGGCCGATGGCGATGGCGATCGGGCAGGGCTTGTTGAGGGCGTCCCACTTCCGGCGGATGAGGTCCATGTGCCGGCCCTCGACCATCATGACCCCCATCTTGTTCTTCCCCTTGACCTGGTGGCGATGGAGGGAGACGTTGCGAATGCCGGTTTCGGGGTCCTTGACGATGCCCAGGCCGCCGCCGACATAGGGGCCGGCGCAGAGGTCGGAGTGGGTGTGGATGGGCAGCTTGGACAGGTCGACCTGGTCCCCGGTCCAGACGATCTCCTGGCACGGGGCTTCCTTGACCATCTTCGTCGGGGTCAGGCCCTTCTGGAGCATCTGGCGCCAGTAGGGGATGAACTTGTCGGGGGTGGTCCCGATGCCGATGGCCAGCCGGCGCCGGCTGCCGTTCAGGTAGCTGGCGACCTTCCAGCCAGGATAGCCCTTGACGTTCTCAAACATGGCCGCCTTGCCCTGGTAGTTCTCAGCCTGCCAGGCCAGACCGCCGACGTTCTTGGCGACGTCGACTTCCTTCTTGATGTGCAGGATTTCCCCGGCCGCTTCGAGATCGGCCAGATAACTACGGAGATCCTTCAACGTTGGTCCCCCTTCTTAGAGGTTCATGGGTTTCTTGCTTTACTCCGCCGGCTCTTCGGCCTGGGTCGGTTGGCCTTCGGAAGGCTTCTTGTCGCGGCAGTTATGGGGCGCGGCGATGGCCAGGGCGGTCAGGATCCAGAGGCAAGCGCAAGAGGTCAATCTCCCTTTCGGGGGCGGCGGCGAAACCAGACCCAGCGGAAGATGAAGAAGCCGACGGCGATCCCGACGATCAGCCAGGACAGCTCCATTGGTTGCTGGAAACTCCGGGAGGGCTTCAAGAGAGAATAGATCATGAAACCAATCACCAGGACCGGGAAGATCAGCTTGGAACCGCGGGTCACGGGCATCCCCTCCTCAGTGAGCGGTGTAGAACTCGATCATCAGCCGGTGAACCAGCTCGGGCTCCTGGACGAAGATGCCGTGGGCGCAGCCGGGAATCAGCTCGAGTCTGGCGCCGGGGATCTTCTCGGCCAGGACCTGGGAGGAACGGACGTGGTTGCCGGTGCCCCGGACGACGTTGTCCTTGGCCCCTTCGAGGACCAGGGTCGGGGCCTTGATCTGATCCAGTCGGTCCAGGGTGTCGTGGTCCTGACGGGCGATGATGTGGCGGAGGTAAGCCTTGAGGGGCGTGTTGTCGAGGACGGCCTTGGCCTCCATCTTCCCCATCAGCTCGGGGTGAGACTTGGCGAATTCCTTTGGGAACATGAACTCGCAGGTGGCATAGTACTTCCGATACCCGTCGTAGCCGAGCTCGATCATCTCGAGGGCATGGCGCAACGGGATGCCCCGGGCCGGCACGAAGTCGTCATACCGCCCCGACCCGGTACAGGCCAGGACCAGGCTGCGGACGCGGTCCGGATAGTCGAGGGCCAGCCACTGGGCGATCCGGCCACCCATCGAGTGGCCGCAGACGCGGACCGGCTCCCGGACGCCGATGGCGTCGAGCAACTCGACGGCGTCGCGGGCAAACAACTGCATGCTGTAGTCCTTGTCGGGCTTGTCCGACTGACCGGTCCCCCGGTGGTCATAGACGATGACCTTGAACCGTTCCTTCAGCCGGGGGACGGTCTCCAGCATCCAACCGTGGTGGGAGCCCCCGGTGCCGGCAATGAGCAGCACCGGGGCTCCCTGTCCATGGACCTCGTAGTAGATGTTGATGTCACTTGGCTTTACGCACGGCATGACAGTCCCTCCCCGTCAGTAACCGAGGGCCTGGAAGAGAAGCCCTTTGGGGAAGACGACCCCGGCCCCCGGGACGAAGATCAAGTAGAACCCGACGACCATGATGGCGATGACGATGCCGAGCTTGACCTTGCTCTTGGCCCTCAGGAGGAGGCCCATTGCATAGAGCATGGCCGCTCCGGAGATCCACATTCCAAACACGTAGACCAGGGCAATGAAGGCGGCCATGATCCCGAACACGGTGAGCGAAATCCGCCACTTGATCTTGGCTATCTTGGCCTGGGCCGGGTCGCTCACCAGCCGGAACAACTTGATCAGGAGGAGGACGACCGCCGCCCCGGAGACCAGCTTCGGCAGTTCGCTCGGCTGCTTCGGGTAGCCGGCAGCGATGACGAACAATCCGACGAATACGGCAATCAGGGCCAGAGTGAAGAGAATCTCGCTTGTGCGTTTCTGCATCTGGCGCTTACCCCTTTCCAGGTTGGGCCTGCTTGAGAAGGCCGTGACTAACGGCGAAGGAAGTCCTCGATGTTGAACTCCATTCCCTTGCCGAAGGATCGTTCGAAGTAGGCGCGCCGGTCGGGCTCGGTGATGGCCGGCTTGGTCGCGTCAATGCCCATCTTCGAGCCGACCCGGATATCGGGGAAGGTCCCCGGCGGGGTGACCAGCTTCAGAGAGGCATCAAGGTGCTGACCGCGGGTCCCCGGGACGATGAAGATGTCCTCGGCCGGGTTGACCCGAGTCGACAGCGACCACATCAGTTCCTTGACGTCGTGCGGGTCGATGTCGTCGTCTACGGCGATGGCGATCTTCGGGTGGATGTACGGGCTCGACAAGGCGGCCATCAGGACATCCGTGACCTGGCCCTGAATCTGCGGGGTCAGCTGGATGACGACGACGTGGGCGCCGCCGGCGCAGGGGACGACGACGATGTCCTTGAGGTCGACGTAGCCACCGACGTCCTTGATCCGGTTCCACAGGACGACCTCCATCGGGAGGGCGTCGAGGATCTGGGACGAGGCGATCGGCCGGCCGCCCTGGAGGGCATAGTAGATCGCATCCTGGCGTCTGGTGATCGCGCTGACGTGCATGAACGGGTTCTTACCCGAACCGGCCCGGGCGTACCCCGTGTGCTCGGTGAAGGGCCCTTCCATCTCCCGCTCGAAGGGGGGGACGAAGCCTTCGATGACCGTCTCGGCGTCGGCCGGGAGGTCGATGTCGACGGTCTCACCCTTGACGGTGCGGACCGGTTCGCCGAGGAAGGTGCCGGCCCACTCGAACTCGTCGACCCCGAACGGAAAGGTCCAGGTAGAAGCCAGGTAGTAGAGGGCATGGTGACCGCCGACCAGGGCGATCGGCATTGGCTCCTTGCGGGCCTCGTATTTTTGGTAGATCATGTGCATGTGCCGGCCGGGGTGCATCATTACGCCGAGTTTGTCCTTGCCCCTGAGCTGGTGCCGGTGGAGGGAGACGTTCTGGATGCCGGTCTCCGGGTCTCGGATGATCGCCATATGCCCGCCCATGTAGGGCGAGGCGTCGAGGACGGCCATCGTGTGGATGGGCAGGTCATACAGGTTGACCTTGTCGCCGGTCTGGATGACGTCCTTGACCGGACCCGTCGGGACGCTCACCTTCGGCGTCGGGCCGGTCATCAGGAGCTCGCGGAGCTTGGGGATGAACTCCCGCGGGGTGACCCCGAGGGCCAGGGCCATCCGTTTGCGGCTGGCTTCGGCGTAGCTGACCGCCCGCCAACCTGGGTATCCCTTTAGGTTGTGAAAGAGAGTTGCCTTGCCCAGACGGTTCTCGCCCTGCCACGCCAGACCACCGAGGTTCTGACCGGGGTCGACCTCGCGGTCGATATGGGCGACTTCGTTGGCTTCTTCGATCGTCCTGAGATAGGAGCGGAGATCCTTGGCCATGTGCGGATATACCTCCCGGACTAGTTGGTGGCCACCGAGTCGCCCTTCCGACCCGGCTTGGTGATTCTCTTGATCTGGGACCAGAAGATGGGTCCGAATACCGAGGCGATCAGGAGAGCCCACAGTACCCAGGTGATCGCGCCCTGGAAGAAGATGCTATAGGAATGATCAGAGATCAGAAGGGCTCGGTTGTAGTTGGACTCCACCAGGTCACCAAGGACCATGCCCAGGACGGCGGGGCCAAGGGGGTACTTGAAGGCCCGAAGTATGAAGCCGACGAACCCGAGGATCAGGATGGTCGTGAAGGCCTGCGGTTGCCCGTTCATCGCGTACGCCCCGATGAAGCAGACGAAGATGGTCCCCGGGAGCAGGTACTCGATGGGAACGCTGGTGATCTTGGCAAAAAAGCCGCCGAAGGCCAGGCCGACGATGACATACATGATACTGGCGACCATGATCGCCCAGAACATCCCCCAGACCAGCGGTCCGGAGTTCCTGAACAGCTCCATGCCAGGCCTGAAGCCGTACATCATCAGGGCCCCGAGGAAGATGGCCGACGTCGAACTGCCGGGAATGCCCAGGGCCAAGGCCGGGATCAGATGGGCCGGTTGGACGGCGTTGTTGGCCGCCTCCGGGCCGATGACCCCCTCCGGGGCACCATTGCCGAACTCCTCGGGGTGCTTGGAGACCTTTTGCTCGATGGTATAGGACATCATGCTGCTGACCCCGATCCCGATGCCGGGGAAGACCCCGAGGACCGTGCCAATGACCGAACCGCGCAGGGTGGCCCAGGGGTACTTGATAATCGACAGTAGCCCCTTGAAGGTGCTGTCCTTGACCCGGATCCGATAGCCGGCTTCTTCCTCATCCTCCTGCATCGCTTCGACCAGGCTGGAGAGGGCGAAGAGACCGATCATCGCCAGGCCGAACTCGATCCCGGCATAGAGGTACGTGGTCCCGAAGCTGTAGCGGATGAAACCGGTGGTCAGATCATAGCCGATGAAGCTGAGCATCAACCCGACCATGGCAGCGACCACACCCTTGATGGGGTCGCCACCGGAAAGGCCGCCGACCATCGTCAGGCCGGCCAGGCCGAGGAGCGTGTACTGGGCGGGCCCGATCTTCACGGCGAACTCAGCCATCGGAGGAGCGGCGACCATCAGAACGACCGTCCCAAGGACGCCGCCGAAGAAGGAGGCGCCCATCGACAGGCCGATCGCTTCGCCAGCCCGCCCCTTGCGGGCCATCGGGTAGCCGTCAAAGCAGGTGGCCACGGCGCCCGAGCCGCCGGGGACGTTGATCAGGATCGACGAGATGGAAGCGCCGTAACCGTCGGCGGCCCAGAGGCCGAGGAGCATGGCCAGACCGAAGATTGGCGGGGCGCTCAGAAGGAACGGAAGGAGCAGGGTCAGGCCGACACCAGCGCCGATCCCGGGGACGACCCCGATGATGATCCCAACGAACACCCCGAGGAAAATGGCCAGCAGGGATAGCGGGCTCAGCGATAGGGCGAGGCCTTGCAGCACTTCCACAATGACTACCCCCTTAGGAGACCTGCCTTCCGGAGTTCGACCGGCCGGGTCGAACCCCGGAAGACTTGTTAACTCGGCCGACTACTTGCCCGACTGGACCCTCGCCAGCTCTTCCTGGAGCTTCGGGAGCACCTTGAGGGCCTGAGCTTCATAACCCTTCAGGAAGTCGAGGTACTGCTGGCCGTTCCAACCGGAGCCGATAGGCTTCTTGGCCGTCTTGGCCCAGTTCTGGAAGTCCGGGTTCTTGAAGGCTGTGGAGACTGCGTTATCCAGGGCCTTGACCACGTCATCCGGGGTCCCGGCCGGAGCGAAGAGGCCGACGGCCCAGTTGAGGGTCAGTTCCGGATGGCCCATTTCTTTGAAGGTGGGGATGTTCGGATACCCTTCGTAGCGGCTGTCCAAGCTGATGCCGAGCATGTCGACCCGGGTGAGGTCGACGGCGTCGCCGGACAGGCTGACCATCGCGGCTTCCACATGGCCACCCAGGAGCGCGGCCATGGCCTCACCGCCGCCCTTGTTGGGGATGTAGGTGAACTTGGCGCCATAAGCTTCGGCCACCTGGAGCATGGTGGTGTGATCGCTGGAACCGATGCCGGTGGCCCCGGCAACGTTGATCGTCTTGGTCTTGGAGGCCGCGACGAGGTCGTCGATGGTCTTGTAGGTGCCCTTCCGGACAACGATGCCGTTGCCGTCACCAGTCAGGAAGGCGCCGAGAGACTTCCACGAATCGAGGAACGGCTGCTTCATGGCGAGTTCTTTCTCATAAAGGTGGAGGCTGACGACGATCGGCGTGGTCACGGTCAGAAGGGTGTAGCCGTCGGCCGGGTCCTTGGTCACCCGGGCGATGGCCGCCACCGAGCCGGGGCCGGGGACGTTCTCGACCAGGATCGGTTGACCGAGGGCCTTCTGGAGGTAGGGGGTGATGCCGCGGACCATCGTGTCGGCCCCGCCGCCCGGGTTCATCGGAACGATGATGGTGATCGCCTTGGACGGGAACTTGGCGGTCTTCTTGTTGGCGCAGCCGGCCGTCAGGGTGACGGCCATGATCAGGACCATAAGGAGAGCGACGAGGGCCAGTTGGGTCCGTCGACGGGCGAGGGAACTAACCAGTCTGCTCACAAGGGCACCTCCTGCAGGTTTCGCATTAGCTCACGCACCAAAGGTTCTACCGACAAAGCGAGCGATAGATCTCTTCCATCGTGATGGGCAGGGCCAAAAAGCGGCTCCCGGTCGCCGCGCAGATGGCGTTGGCGACCGCCGGAGCGGTTGGAATCGAGGCCGGTTCGCCGATCCCCTTGGCGGCGAACGGTCCGGCGCCATCACTACTGGTCACGGCCTGGGCCGTCACCGGCGCCGCGGTATCCGGGGCGGTTGGGATCAGGTAGGTGTGGAAGTTGGGATTCATGACCCAGCCAGCGGCCAGCTGAACCACCTCGTACAGGGCATAGCCCAAGCCGTTGGCCACCCCGCCCTCGACCTGACCACTGAAGAGCATGGGGTTGATCACCTGGCCGACATCATACGCCGCCAGCGCCCTCCTCATCTCCACCTTCCCGGTGGCCGGGTCGACGGCGACCTTGATCGCCTGAACCCCATAGGTGTAGGTGCTGTACGGGTCACCTTGGCCGTTCTCGTCCAAGGCCGTGCTGTCGGTCCCAAAGACTCCGTCCACCTCGAGTTGGGAATCCACATCGCCACCTTTGGTTTGGATTAGCTGTCGCATCTTTCGGGCCGCGTCCTGGACCGCCCGGCCGACGACCACGGTCGTTCGCGAGGCGCTGGCCGGACCGGTTTCCGGGGATGAGGCCGAGTCGGCCGGGACCACCTTGACCGTCGACCACGGAACGCCCAATTCCTCGCAGGCGATCTGGGCCAGGATCGTGGTGGAACCCTGTCCGACGTCGGGGACGCCGACAAACAAAGTGAAGGTTCCGTCCGCCTCCCGGCGGAGCCGGCAGCGGCCGACGTCCTCCGTCGCGGTCCGGCCGTTGCCGTAGTAGAAGAGGGCAATCCCCCAACCGGTTTTCTCGCCGGGACTGGTGGACCCGGCCGTGGACCCGGCCTTGGTCCCGGCCGCCGCGTCGCGACCGCCCTCTCGGACCGGCTCTTCCCGATCCAGGAGGTCGCGGATGCCGGTGAGGCAGGCCTCGGCCCCACAGCCTTCCGGAACCACCTGACCGGTGACGGTGGTCAGGCCGGGCTTGAGGACGTTCCGCCGCCTGACCTCGATCGGGTCGAGCCCCAGCCTGGCGGCGATGATGTCCATCTGGACCTCGTGGGCGAAGGCCACCTGCGGGACGCCGTAGCCCCTCATCGCCCCGGTGACCGGTTGGTTGGTGAAGACGGCCTTGCCCTCGACGTCGACGTTGGGGATGTAGTACGGGCCGGCGCAGTGGATCGCCGCCCGGGCGATGACCGCCCGGCTCTCGCTGGTGTAGGCGCCGGCGTCGGCGACGATCTCCCCCTTGACCCCGAGGATGGTCCCGTCGCGGGCCACGGCATGGGTCAGCCGGACCACGTAGGGGTGGCGCTTGGCCGAGACCTGGAAGGTTTCCTGGCGGGTGTAGACCAGCTTGACCGGGCGCCCGACCTTGGCCGCGGCCAGCGCCGCCAGGCAGCCGCAGGGGATGTCGGGCTTGCCGCCGAAGCTGCCGCCGATGGTCGCGGCGATGATCCTGACCTTCTCCTTGGGCCGGCCCAGGACTCGCGAGATCTCGTCCCGCATCTGGTGGACCGTCTTGGTGGTGATCCAGACGTTCATGGTGTCGCCGTCCGGGCCGGCGACCGCCCCGTGGGGCTCGAGGAAGGCGTGATCGACGAAGGGGGTCTGGTAGACGTTCTCGACGACCAGGTCGGCCTGGCTGAGGACGGCGGCGAAGTCGCCCCGTCTGACCCGGCTCTGACAGCACAGGTTGCCTTTCTCGGTCAGCCGCGGGGCTCCGGGTCGCAGGGCCTCTTCGGGCGAGAACACCCCGGGCAGGGGCTGATAATCCACCTTCACCACGGACGCGCCCGCGGCCGCCACTTCTGCCGTCGTCGCGACCACCAGGGCCACGGCCTCGCCGAGGAACCGAACGTGGTCGCCGACGAGGACCGGTTGGTCCCGGACGGCCCGGGAGCCGACCAGGTTGACCCCGGGCACGTCGGTGGCGGTGAGGACGGCCACGACCCCCGGAAGGGCCATCGCCTCGGCCGTGTCAATGGCGCGGATGAGGGCGTGGGCATGGGGGCTCCGAACGGCCCGGGCGTGCAGCATTCCGGG
It encodes:
- a CDS encoding alpha/beta fold hydrolase gives rise to the protein MPCVKPSDINIYYEVHGQGAPVLLIAGTGGSHHGWMLETVPRLKERFKVIVYDHRGTGQSDKPDKDYSMQLFARDAVELLDAIGVREPVRVCGHSMGGRIAQWLALDYPDRVRSLVLACTGSGRYDDFVPARGIPLRHALEMIELGYDGYRKYYATCEFMFPKEFAKSHPELMGKMEAKAVLDNTPLKAYLRHIIARQDHDTLDRLDQIKAPTLVLEGAKDNVVRGTGNHVRSSQVLAEKIPGARLELIPGCAHGIFVQEPELVHRLMIEFYTAH
- a CDS encoding UbiD family decarboxylase, giving the protein MAKDLRSYLRTIEEANEVAHIDREVDPGQNLGGLAWQGENRLGKATLFHNLKGYPGWRAVSYAEASRKRMALALGVTPREFIPKLRELLMTGPTPKVSVPTGPVKDVIQTGDKVNLYDLPIHTMAVLDASPYMGGHMAIIRDPETGIQNVSLHRHQLRGKDKLGVMMHPGRHMHMIYQKYEARKEPMPIALVGGHHALYYLASTWTFPFGVDEFEWAGTFLGEPVRTVKGETVDIDLPADAETVIEGFVPPFEREMEGPFTEHTGYARAGSGKNPFMHVSAITRRQDAIYYALQGGRPIASSQILDALPMEVVLWNRIKDVGGYVDLKDIVVVPCAGGAHVVVIQLTPQIQGQVTDVLMAALSSPYIHPKIAIAVDDDIDPHDVKELMWSLSTRVNPAEDIFIVPGTRGQHLDASLKLVTPPGTFPDIRVGSKMGIDATKPAITEPDRRAYFERSFGKGMEFNIEDFLRR
- a CDS encoding xanthine dehydrogenase family protein molybdopterin-binding subunit translates to MAVELGLRVVGQTVLRVDGPDKATGKAVYVADLELPGMLHARAVRSPHAHALIRAIDTAEAMALPGVVAVLTATDVPGVNLVGSRAVRDQPVLVGDHVRFLGEAVALVVATTAEVAAAGASVVKVDYQPLPGVFSPEEALRPGAPRLTEKGNLCCQSRVRRGDFAAVLSQADLVVENVYQTPFVDHAFLEPHGAVAGPDGDTMNVWITTKTVHQMRDEISRVLGRPKEKVRIIAATIGGSFGGKPDIPCGCLAALAAAKVGRPVKLVYTRQETFQVSAKRHPYVVRLTHAVARDGTILGVKGEIVADAGAYTSESRAVIARAAIHCAGPYYIPNVDVEGKAVFTNQPVTGAMRGYGVPQVAFAHEVQMDIIAARLGLDPIEVRRRNVLKPGLTTVTGQVVPEGCGAEACLTGIRDLLDREEPVREGGRDAAAGTKAGSTAGSTSPGEKTGWGIALFYYGNGRTATEDVGRCRLRREADGTFTLFVGVPDVGQGSTTILAQIACEELGVPWSTVKVVPADSASSPETGPASASRTTVVVGRAVQDAARKMRQLIQTKGGDVDSQLEVDGVFGTDSTALDENGQGDPYSTYTYGVQAIKVAVDPATGKVEMRRALAAYDVGQVINPMLFSGQVEGGVANGLGYALYEVVQLAAGWVMNPNFHTYLIPTAPDTAAPVTAQAVTSSDGAGPFAAKGIGEPASIPTAPAVANAICAATGSRFLALPITMEEIYRSLCR
- a CDS encoding tripartite tricarboxylate transporter permease; this translates as MEVLQGLALSLSPLSLLAIFLGVFVGIIIGVVPGIGAGVGLTLLLPFLLSAPPIFGLAMLLGLWAADGYGASISSILINVPGGSGAVATCFDGYPMARKGRAGEAIGLSMGASFFGGVLGTVVLMVAAPPMAEFAVKIGPAQYTLLGLAGLTMVGGLSGGDPIKGVVAAMVGLMLSFIGYDLTTGFIRYSFGTTYLYAGIEFGLAMIGLFALSSLVEAMQEDEEEAGYRIRVKDSTFKGLLSIIKYPWATLRGSVIGTVLGVFPGIGIGVSSMMSYTIEQKVSKHPEEFGNGAPEGVIGPEAANNAVQPAHLIPALALGIPGSSTSAIFLGALMMYGFRPGMELFRNSGPLVWGMFWAIMVASIMYVIVGLAFGGFFAKITSVPIEYLLPGTIFVCFIGAYAMNGQPQAFTTILILGFVGFILRAFKYPLGPAVLGMVLGDLVESNYNRALLISDHSYSIFFQGAITWVLWALLIASVFGPIFWSQIKRITKPGRKGDSVATN
- a CDS encoding VOC family protein; this encodes MPVVTVEMWEGRTVEQKRFLVEAITRAMVDFGKVGSEHLHVIIHDVPKDSWGRAGRLGIDNESEKAGAAAEEQRLGNVHRLSHLALKVSDLERSVRFYTEVVGLRIHSRGTIGDAPLVVLKEGIGLTTGNAPAPGPVDHVAFRVGDLARLVESLKAAGAKVVDGPRSSPYGNSVYFLDPDGNKLEGHDGERK
- a CDS encoding tripartite tricarboxylate transporter substrate binding protein, which encodes MSRLVSSLARRRTQLALVALLMVLIMAVTLTAGCANKKTAKFPSKAITIIVPMNPGGGADTMVRGITPYLQKALGQPILVENVPGPGSVAAIARVTKDPADGYTLLTVTTPIVVSLHLYEKELAMKQPFLDSWKSLGAFLTGDGNGIVVRKGTYKTIDDLVAASKTKTINVAGATGIGSSDHTTMLQVAEAYGAKFTYIPNKGGGEAMAALLGGHVEAAMVSLSGDAVDLTRVDMLGISLDSRYEGYPNIPTFKEMGHPELTLNWAVGLFAPAGTPDDVVKALDNAVSTAFKNPDFQNWAKTAKKPIGSGWNGQQYLDFLKGYEAQALKVLPKLQEELARVQSGK
- a CDS encoding UbiD family decarboxylase; this encodes MKDLRSYLADLEAAGEILHIKKEVDVAKNVGGLAWQAENYQGKAAMFENVKGYPGWKVASYLNGSRRRLAIGIGTTPDKFIPYWRQMLQKGLTPTKMVKEAPCQEIVWTGDQVDLSKLPIHTHSDLCAGPYVGGGLGIVKDPETGIRNVSLHRHQVKGKNKMGVMMVEGRHMDLIRRKWDALNKPCPIAIAIGHHGALYLAANWTMSLGVDELDLAGTLLGEPVEMVKCKTIDMEVPAWSEVVIEGLIAPNAREKEGPFAEHTGYARAGSGNNPYLEVTAITMRKDAIFYALQGGRPVSESQILDGMPMEVVLFDRLRDVGSYVDLKDVVALPCAGGSHILVIKMTPNLDGQARLVLMAALAHQYIHTKIAIAVDDDVDPHSEKDLLWSISTRVNPAKDIFIVPDTLGHPLDASLELVTPPGYAPGIRVGSKMGIDATKPPTRLADARDHFTRAMPRGLNEFSLKDFIS
- a CDS encoding tripartite tricarboxylate transporter TctB family protein, whose amino-acid sequence is MQKRTSEILFTLALIAVFVGLFVIAAGYPKQPSELPKLVSGAAVVLLLIKLFRLVSDPAQAKIAKIKWRISLTVFGIMAAFIALVYVFGMWISGAAMLYAMGLLLRAKSKVKLGIVIAIMVVGFYLIFVPGAGVVFPKGLLFQALGY
- a CDS encoding dipicolinate synthase subunit DpsA; protein product: MSLAGVKAALIGGDARELEILRLMKAEGMEVRVIGLPTGAEAITGRPQEKTMADAVTGARALVLPIPGLGVDDSIYAPKWPEKLYLRPDNLKRCAASAMVVMGWASSTLAKSIGDAGMRLREYEKDDELMILRSRAIAEGALRIAIENTEVTLHREPVFVLGFGRVAQTLVGTLLALRADVTLVARNPVQLARAWEMGAEPVELKDLASRIGRAKVIMNTAPARLLDEKMLALTAPDALIMDLSAPPGGVDFEAAKKLGRKAIWARGLGSRAPITVGRSQWKGVRRILAEELGG